In Paenibacillus sp. FSL M7-0420, a single genomic region encodes these proteins:
- a CDS encoding alpha/beta fold hydrolase — MDKMITLSDGSEIKAGLTGPPGAPVFMLPVAKASVYGQEADHLRLWGVDPELGEHFADGLRDKFQVLYFDYEGHRLHQPNPLDLTASSIAQDLLTIADKMNVSKFSYYGYSWLALAGLQLAIRTDRLESLVMGGFPPLDGPYTEMLIVTNHTFQMALNQPAPVDPVEQEATTPEATDWDNIQIQMVPEQTRQFVTLYESLSDFRDHDIQHLLVMPRLAFAGEQDKIVYGDNFGGVTVDIAGKLLARQSLLEQLGWEVAILKGDNMDHTKAMQPENVLPVLKPWLIRHVLRES, encoded by the coding sequence ATGGATAAAATGATTACACTATCAGACGGATCAGAGATAAAGGCTGGCCTCACAGGGCCTCCCGGCGCTCCAGTTTTCATGCTCCCGGTAGCCAAAGCTTCTGTATACGGACAAGAAGCGGATCACCTTCGCCTATGGGGCGTTGATCCTGAGCTGGGAGAACATTTCGCCGATGGATTGCGAGACAAATTTCAGGTGCTGTATTTCGATTACGAGGGCCACCGGCTGCACCAGCCCAATCCGCTTGATCTGACCGCTTCAAGTATCGCCCAAGACCTGTTGACTATTGCCGATAAAATGAATGTTAGCAAGTTCAGTTACTATGGCTATTCCTGGCTGGCCCTGGCCGGACTGCAATTGGCGATCCGCACGGATCGGCTGGAGAGCTTGGTGATGGGCGGTTTCCCACCCTTGGACGGTCCCTATACAGAGATGCTGATCGTCACCAACCATACGTTCCAGATGGCACTAAACCAACCGGCTCCAGTTGATCCCGTAGAGCAGGAGGCCACTACTCCCGAGGCGACCGATTGGGACAATATCCAGATCCAAATGGTCCCGGAGCAAACCAGGCAGTTCGTTACACTGTATGAGAGTCTGTCCGATTTTAGAGATCATGACATTCAGCATCTGCTGGTGATGCCGAGACTGGCTTTTGCCGGGGAGCAGGACAAGATTGTCTACGGGGACAACTTCGGAGGCGTAACGGTGGATATTGCCGGTAAGCTCTTAGCCCGCCAATCTCTTCTGGAACAGCTCGGATGGGAAGTAGCCATTCTGAAGGGAGACAATATGGACCATACAAAAGCGATGCAGCCCGAGAACGTTCTGCCCGTTCTGAAGCCTTGGCTGATCCGACATGTGCTACGGGAGAGCTAA